One part of the Bacillus sp. FJAT-27916 genome encodes these proteins:
- a CDS encoding sensor histidine kinase: MKKLSIKMKITIWYTGLMILIMGFVFAFIWLFAGQAVTYQAEKQLKEAAIDGVEEIRFQNGHYKRDDDFEFYDDGVSILIYDNAGTLREGSLPSGFTDQEIGLAHDRIQTVVSQQTEWMVYDYELMQDGQSVWIRAVMSIDSFSKTMNIIFLIVLISIPILILLAGFGGYWITKKAFKPLEEMNRAVNEIKEGKDLSQRIHLSGAKDEIHGLADTFNGMFERLETSFENEKQFTADASHELRTPTSVIISQAEYALTQLDHPAEVKEALQSILRQSTKMSELINQLLQLARTDQKNASIQYELFDMSELTEIVAEEMRELADENGSSVEIDIQPELKIEADQTLLMRLLMNLMMNGISYNKENGYVKIKLYEDGNDIVGEVSDNGIGIAEREQEKIWDRFYRIDSARTSRENGNAGLGLSMAKWIVEKHHGTITVKSQIGKGSMFQFRLPKRRG; this comes from the coding sequence ACGATTTGGTACACAGGCCTCATGATTCTTATTATGGGATTTGTGTTTGCATTTATTTGGCTGTTCGCTGGACAGGCAGTTACCTATCAAGCGGAGAAACAATTAAAGGAAGCCGCCATTGATGGCGTTGAAGAGATTCGCTTTCAGAATGGACATTACAAGCGGGATGATGACTTTGAATTCTATGACGATGGAGTGAGTATCTTAATTTATGACAATGCTGGAACCTTGCGGGAAGGCAGCCTGCCATCAGGCTTTACTGATCAAGAAATCGGATTGGCTCATGACCGTATCCAAACAGTTGTCAGCCAACAAACCGAATGGATGGTGTACGATTATGAGCTGATGCAGGATGGGCAGAGTGTCTGGATACGAGCCGTGATGTCTATCGATTCATTTTCGAAGACAATGAATATCATCTTCCTGATTGTCCTCATATCCATTCCGATCCTTATTCTATTGGCAGGATTCGGCGGGTATTGGATTACGAAAAAAGCCTTTAAGCCGCTAGAAGAAATGAACCGTGCTGTCAATGAAATCAAGGAGGGAAAGGATTTATCTCAACGTATCCATTTGTCTGGTGCGAAGGATGAAATCCATGGGCTTGCTGATACATTTAACGGCATGTTTGAAAGGCTGGAAACATCCTTTGAGAATGAGAAGCAGTTTACGGCTGATGCGTCGCATGAATTGCGAACACCGACTTCTGTCATCATTTCACAAGCGGAATATGCCCTTACCCAGCTTGACCATCCAGCTGAAGTGAAGGAAGCCCTTCAGTCCATTCTCAGACAGTCGACCAAAATGTCAGAGCTGATTAATCAATTATTACAACTGGCAAGGACTGATCAGAAGAACGCTTCTATTCAATATGAGCTCTTTGATATGAGTGAGCTGACTGAAATTGTTGCGGAGGAAATGCGGGAACTGGCAGACGAGAATGGCAGTTCTGTTGAAATAGACATTCAGCCTGAGTTGAAAATAGAAGCTGACCAAACCTTGCTGATGCGCTTGCTCATGAACTTAATGATGAATGGGATTTCCTATAACAAGGAGAACGGCTATGTCAAAATTAAGCTCTATGAGGACGGAAATGATATTGTCGGGGAAGTATCAGATAATGGAATTGGTATAGCTGAGAGGGAGCAGGAGAAAATATGGGACCGCTTCTATCGCATTGATTCGGCAAGAACAAGCAGGGAAAATGGAAATGCTGGACTTGGACTATCAATGGCAAAATGGATTGTAGAAAAGCATCATGGAACCATTACGGTGAAGAGTCAAATCGGGAAGGGAAGCATGTTTCAGTTTAGGTTGCCAAAGAGGAGAGGTTAG
- a CDS encoding transglycosylase domain-containing protein — protein MEEIFNKLKKGAQSLYSYATKPTVKRKASITYQVVWNYVLIFIIVTIIGIFFAGGVGAGYFASIVKDEPVRSEKQLKNSLLNYEETSEIYFSDNVYLGKLRTDLERQEVKLENVSEHVKKALIATEDAYFYKHDGVVPKALMRAVFQEVTGSAVQTGGSTLTQQLIKQQILTNEVSFDRKAKEILLAMRLEKFLEKDEILESYLNISPFGRNSSGRNIAGVQTAAQGIFGVNAKDLSLPQAAFIAGLPQNPYSYTPFTQYGEVKEDISPGLNRMKTVLKRMYNNGDITKKEYDEALKYDVKAHLAKRQPSSTERYPYLTYEVEKRAIEIMMPILAKKDGYKAKDLKEDDDLYQQYYNLADQTIRQNGYKIHTTIDKKMYDNMQKVTKNFSYYQGTRPAEKTDPETGETVIVNEPIDTGAILIENSTGKILSFVGGRDFEREQLNHATAAVRSNGSTMKPLLVYAPAIEYGVSYPAKTLINAPININGYKPGNYAGGGITGLTTAREALKRSYNIPAVLQYKEILNRRPAEYLKKMGFSSLIEADYTNLSTSLGALERGVTVEENTNAFATFANGGEFVDAYMIEKIEDNDGNIIFEHKSKAKKVFSPQTAYLTLDMMRDVLKSGTAAGINNKLKFYSDWAGKTGTSQSFRDAWFVATNPNVTFGVWMGYDSNGSVETGGMSYSQRNQSLWAQLINSAYDVNPKLIAPSSQHQMPGGIVKRSYCMLTGTLASAACSNAQLTVSDYFNASHLPKGGGNMPTSSESYVFINGKKYLAHKGTPSEFTEKGIAVSSDFFNSIGGQYVIDKSSIMPKGDSFKNLVVGGATLNDNGKAPGAPAVTANGKSLSWSTTGENDVIGYYVYQNGKKVAAIKADDSRSFTSSGTGSYYVVAVDIAGNVSKPSNKIEFKTEKKADEKKEDSKKEDSKKEEKEDNKKKEENKPNAKPKPAEQTNDDEAADKPADDKPADDKPADDKPAEADEPAEAAEPASAEPKEDEAA, from the coding sequence TTGGAAGAAATATTCAACAAACTTAAAAAAGGGGCCCAATCCCTCTACTCATATGCAACGAAGCCAACGGTCAAGCGGAAAGCAAGCATCACATATCAAGTCGTCTGGAATTATGTTCTTATATTTATAATCGTCACCATCATTGGCATATTTTTTGCCGGCGGGGTCGGTGCAGGCTATTTTGCCTCCATTGTAAAGGATGAGCCTGTACGCAGCGAAAAACAATTAAAAAATAGTTTGCTAAATTACGAGGAAACATCGGAGATCTATTTCTCTGATAATGTGTATTTAGGAAAGCTGCGCACAGACCTTGAGCGCCAGGAAGTAAAGCTTGAGAATGTATCCGAACACGTGAAGAAAGCCTTGATTGCCACAGAGGACGCCTATTTCTATAAGCATGATGGTGTCGTACCAAAGGCTTTAATGCGCGCTGTCTTCCAAGAAGTGACTGGCTCAGCCGTCCAGACTGGAGGAAGCACATTAACCCAGCAGCTAATTAAGCAGCAAATCCTCACAAACGAGGTTTCATTCGACAGGAAAGCGAAGGAAATCTTATTGGCGATGCGCCTTGAGAAATTTCTAGAAAAGGATGAAATACTCGAATCCTATTTGAATATCTCTCCATTTGGCCGCAACTCATCCGGCCGAAATATTGCCGGAGTTCAAACTGCGGCACAAGGGATTTTCGGCGTTAATGCGAAAGATTTATCACTGCCGCAGGCTGCCTTCATTGCGGGATTGCCGCAAAACCCTTATTCCTACACACCCTTCACTCAATATGGGGAAGTGAAGGAGGATATAAGCCCGGGACTCAACCGAATGAAAACCGTGCTGAAACGGATGTACAATAATGGGGATATTACGAAAAAGGAATATGATGAGGCGCTAAAATATGATGTAAAGGCTCATTTAGCGAAAAGACAGCCTTCCTCCACAGAGCGCTATCCTTACTTAACGTATGAGGTAGAGAAACGAGCCATTGAAATCATGATGCCTATTCTCGCCAAGAAAGACGGATACAAGGCAAAGGATTTAAAGGAAGACGATGACCTTTATCAGCAATACTACAATCTTGCTGACCAAACAATCAGGCAAAACGGATATAAAATCCATACAACCATTGATAAAAAAATGTACGACAATATGCAAAAAGTCACGAAGAATTTCTCCTATTATCAAGGAACCCGCCCTGCGGAAAAAACAGACCCCGAAACAGGGGAAACTGTAATCGTCAATGAACCGATTGACACAGGAGCCATTCTGATTGAGAACTCAACCGGCAAAATTCTAAGCTTTGTCGGAGGACGTGATTTCGAGCGAGAGCAGCTGAACCATGCGACTGCGGCGGTCCGCTCCAACGGATCAACAATGAAGCCATTATTGGTGTATGCGCCAGCCATCGAGTACGGGGTCTCCTACCCTGCCAAGACATTGATTAATGCGCCGATAAACATCAATGGCTATAAACCTGGGAACTATGCTGGCGGCGGGATTACAGGGCTGACGACAGCAAGGGAAGCCTTGAAAAGGTCCTACAATATTCCGGCCGTGCTGCAATATAAGGAAATATTGAATCGCCGACCGGCAGAATACCTGAAAAAAATGGGCTTCAGTTCATTGATTGAAGCTGATTATACTAATCTATCGACTTCCCTTGGAGCCCTTGAAAGAGGAGTCACAGTTGAGGAAAACACCAATGCATTTGCCACATTCGCCAACGGCGGCGAATTCGTAGACGCGTATATGATTGAGAAAATCGAAGATAACGATGGAAATATCATCTTCGAGCATAAGTCAAAGGCAAAGAAAGTATTCAGTCCTCAAACGGCCTATCTGACACTAGACATGATGCGGGATGTCCTAAAATCTGGGACAGCAGCCGGAATCAATAACAAGCTGAAATTCTATAGTGACTGGGCCGGTAAAACCGGAACGAGCCAAAGCTTCCGTGATGCCTGGTTTGTGGCTACTAACCCAAATGTGACCTTCGGCGTCTGGATGGGCTATGACTCAAACGGATCAGTCGAAACGGGCGGGATGAGCTATTCCCAGCGGAACCAGAGCTTATGGGCCCAACTGATTAACTCAGCTTATGATGTTAATCCGAAGCTGATAGCTCCATCAAGCCAGCATCAAATGCCTGGCGGTATAGTGAAGAGATCTTACTGTATGCTGACGGGAACATTGGCTTCAGCTGCCTGTTCGAACGCCCAGCTGACCGTATCCGATTACTTTAACGCAAGCCATCTCCCTAAAGGAGGCGGCAATATGCCAACATCAAGTGAAAGCTATGTGTTCATTAACGGCAAGAAATATCTCGCCCATAAAGGAACACCTTCTGAGTTCACCGAAAAAGGTATCGCGGTAAGCTCGGACTTCTTTAACAGTATTGGCGGACAATATGTAATAGATAAATCGTCCATCATGCCGAAGGGAGATTCGTTCAAAAACCTGGTCGTCGGCGGTGCTACATTAAACGATAATGGAAAAGCGCCAGGAGCCCCAGCTGTTACAGCAAACGGCAAGTCCCTCAGCTGGAGCACGACAGGCGAGAATGATGTCATTGGCTACTATGTCTATCAAAACGGTAAAAAGGTCGCAGCCATCAAGGCAGACGACAGTAGAAGCTTCACATCAAGCGGAACAGGCAGCTACTATGTTGTTGCCGTAGATATTGCCGGCAATGTCTCAAAACCGTCCAATAAGATAGAATTTAAGACTGAAAAGAAAGCGGATGAGAAGAAAGAAGACAGTAAGAAAGAAGACAGTAAAAAAGAAGAGAAGGAAGACAATAAGAAAAAAGAAGAAAACAAACCAAACGCAAAGCCTAAGCCAGCTGAACAAACAAATGACGATGAAGCAGCAGATAAACCAGCCGATGATAAACCGGCTGATGATAAACCAGCTGATGATAAGCCGGCAGAAGCTGACGAACCTGCTGAAGCTGCAGAGCCAGCATCTGCAGAACCTAAAGAAGATGAAGCAGCTTAA
- the tyrS gene encoding tyrosine--tRNA ligase — protein MDLLQDLQWRGIIYQQTDEEGLKEQLQKEATSLYCGVDPTADSMHIGHLLPFLTLRRFQQAGHKPIILVGGATGMIGDPSGKTQERQLQTVEAIQHNVKCLQKQLERIFDFEGENGAVMTNNFDWIGSLDMITFLRDYGKHIGINYMLAKDTIASRLDTGISFTEFTYTILQAIDFKHLYEKYNCKIQLGGSDQWGNITTGLDLIRKTQGEGAKAYGLTIPLVTKSDGTKFGKTEGGAVWLDAEKTTPYEFYQFWINTADQDVVNYLKIFTFLSKEEIEALEASVETEPHLRKAQKALAEEMTRLVHGQDALDKAINITQALFSGNVKELSANDIKQGFKDVPSYVPAADEELTLVELLVNAKISPSKRQAREDITNGAISINGDKVTDLSYVVSADDRIEDQFTVIRRGKKKYTLIKFA, from the coding sequence ATGGATTTACTTCAGGATTTGCAATGGAGAGGCATTATTTATCAACAAACAGATGAAGAAGGCTTAAAGGAACAACTACAGAAGGAAGCAACATCTTTGTATTGTGGTGTTGACCCTACTGCAGATAGCATGCATATTGGTCACTTGCTGCCGTTCTTGACACTGCGCCGCTTCCAACAGGCTGGCCATAAGCCGATTATTCTTGTCGGCGGTGCAACCGGCATGATCGGTGACCCGAGCGGTAAAACGCAGGAACGTCAATTGCAAACGGTTGAAGCTATTCAGCACAATGTTAAATGTCTGCAAAAGCAATTAGAGCGTATCTTTGATTTTGAAGGAGAAAACGGTGCAGTTATGACCAATAACTTTGACTGGATCGGCTCTCTTGATATGATTACCTTCCTGCGCGATTACGGGAAGCATATCGGAATCAACTATATGCTTGCAAAGGATACGATTGCTTCAAGATTAGATACAGGTATTTCTTTCACAGAATTTACGTACACCATTCTACAGGCCATTGACTTTAAGCATTTATATGAGAAGTATAATTGCAAAATTCAGCTTGGCGGGAGCGACCAATGGGGAAATATCACAACTGGATTAGACTTAATCCGCAAAACCCAAGGTGAGGGAGCGAAAGCATACGGCTTAACGATTCCGCTTGTTACGAAGTCTGATGGTACGAAATTCGGTAAAACAGAAGGCGGCGCTGTTTGGCTTGATGCAGAGAAAACAACTCCTTATGAGTTTTACCAGTTCTGGATTAACACAGCGGACCAGGATGTTGTGAACTACTTGAAGATCTTTACCTTCTTATCAAAAGAAGAAATTGAAGCGCTTGAAGCATCTGTTGAAACAGAGCCTCATTTGCGTAAAGCTCAAAAAGCATTAGCGGAAGAAATGACCCGCCTTGTACATGGGCAGGATGCGCTTGATAAAGCTATCAACATTACACAGGCATTATTCAGCGGAAATGTAAAAGAGCTAAGTGCAAATGATATTAAGCAAGGTTTCAAGGATGTGCCATCCTATGTACCGGCAGCTGATGAGGAGCTGACATTAGTCGAGCTGCTTGTTAATGCGAAAATCTCTCCATCTAAACGCCAAGCGCGTGAGGATATTACAAATGGAGCCATCAGCATTAATGGCGATAAAGTAACAGATCTTTCTTATGTAGTGTCTGCTGATGACCGGATTGAAGACCAATTCACCGTCATCCGCCGCGGTAAGAAGAAGTACACATTAATTAAATTTGCTTAA
- the rpsD gene encoding 30S ribosomal protein S4: MARYTGPSWKLSRRLGISLSGTGKELEKRPYAPGQHGPNQRKKLSEYGLQLQEKQKLRHMYGVNERQFRTIFDRAGKLQGKHGENFMVLLESRLDNVVYRLGLARTRRAARQLVNHGHILVDGRRVDIPSYRLTAGQTIGVREKSRNLDVIKEAIEVNNFVPDFLTFDADKLEGTFTRLPERSELPAEINEALIVEFYSR, encoded by the coding sequence ATGGCTCGTTATACAGGTCCATCTTGGAAACTGTCCCGTCGTTTAGGAATTTCCCTAAGCGGTACTGGTAAAGAACTAGAAAAGCGTCCTTACGCTCCAGGACAACACGGTCCTAACCAACGCAAAAAGCTTTCCGAATACGGTTTGCAATTGCAAGAAAAACAAAAACTTCGTCACATGTACGGTGTGAACGAACGCCAATTCCGCACTATCTTTGATAGAGCTGGCAAACTTCAAGGTAAACACGGTGAGAACTTCATGGTTCTTCTTGAATCTCGCCTTGACAACGTTGTTTACCGTTTAGGTTTAGCACGTACTCGTCGTGCTGCTCGCCAACTTGTAAACCACGGTCATATCCTAGTTGATGGACGTCGCGTTGACATCCCATCTTACCGTTTGACTGCTGGCCAAACAATCGGCGTTCGCGAAAAATCTCGCAACCTTGATGTTATCAAAGAAGCAATCGAAGTAAACAACTTCGTACCTGATTTCTTAACATTCGATGCTGACAAGCTTGAAGGAACATTCACTCGTTTACCAGAGCGTTCTGAGCTTCCAGCTGAAATTAACGAAGCACTTATCGTTGAGTTCTACTCTCGTTAA
- a CDS encoding GAF domain-containing protein: MFQVEQYTGTKAEQYQLVGKQLQALITGEPNIVANLSNASALLNVFLNDVNWVGFYLYEEESDMLVLGPFQGLPACIRIPLGRGVCGTAASERRIMRIANVHDFPGHIACDAASQSEIVLPIVKDGRLIGVLDIDSPNLERFDEEDETGLSHFVSILESSL; encoded by the coding sequence ATGTTTCAAGTCGAACAATACACCGGTACAAAAGCTGAGCAATATCAACTAGTCGGCAAACAATTACAGGCGTTAATTACCGGGGAGCCTAATATCGTGGCAAACCTCAGCAATGCCAGTGCCCTCTTAAATGTTTTTCTAAATGATGTTAACTGGGTTGGCTTCTACCTATACGAGGAAGAAAGCGATATGCTGGTTCTCGGTCCATTCCAAGGGCTCCCGGCCTGCATTCGCATTCCTCTTGGCAGAGGCGTTTGCGGCACTGCGGCATCAGAACGCAGAATCATGCGCATAGCGAATGTTCATGATTTCCCGGGACATATCGCCTGCGATGCTGCCAGTCAATCAGAAATTGTTCTTCCAATCGTGAAGGATGGCCGCTTAATCGGCGTCCTTGACATTGACAGCCCTAATCTTGAACGCTTTGATGAAGAAGATGAAACAGGTCTAAGTCATTTCGTTTCAATCCTTGAATCCAGCCTCTAA
- the refZ gene encoding forespore capture DNA-binding protein RefZ produces the protein MDKNTKTKDSIIEAAIYLFYMKGYSATSIRDIARRAGSNSANISYHFQHKQGLLEHCFTDFFEGYLTGLEQIAEQLPQVGARECLLQYTSFCLHYYRENFLLTRLVLREISVDTSLNREVYMTYLSKEKFLLKMILEEGRKRNELRPISIPMFVTKLKAMLNEPFIHSQYFMEVWHIFPNEPHFTKAYFTEIETFLHECLFHTIYRAPIELAKA, from the coding sequence ATGGACAAGAATACTAAGACGAAAGATTCCATTATAGAAGCTGCTATCTACTTATTTTACATGAAAGGTTACTCTGCTACATCTATTCGAGATATTGCCAGGCGTGCAGGAAGCAATTCTGCTAATATTTCGTACCATTTTCAGCATAAGCAAGGCTTGCTGGAACATTGCTTTACCGACTTCTTTGAGGGGTATCTCACCGGCCTGGAGCAAATCGCGGAGCAATTGCCGCAGGTTGGTGCGAGGGAATGCCTCCTGCAGTATACGAGCTTCTGTCTTCATTATTACCGTGAGAATTTCCTGCTTACAAGGCTGGTGCTGCGTGAGATCTCAGTCGACACAAGCTTGAACCGTGAAGTATACATGACCTATCTCTCGAAGGAAAAATTTCTCCTCAAGATGATTTTAGAGGAGGGGAGAAAAAGGAATGAGCTTCGTCCAATCTCCATCCCAATGTTTGTCACGAAACTAAAGGCCATGCTGAATGAGCCCTTTATCCATTCCCAATATTTCATGGAGGTATGGCATATATTCCCGAATGAGCCGCATTTCACGAAGGCGTATTTCACAGAAATCGAGACATTTCTGCATGAATGTCTGTTTCATACGATATACCGTGCGCCGATTGAGCTGGCTAAGGCTTGA
- the hisJ gene encoding histidinol-phosphatase HisJ: protein MDIYDGHVHTHYCPHGTSEKINAYIERAIQLGYRGITFTEHAPLPEHFSDPAPTKDSSMDISKFGSYLTDLKGYQKTYGEKIEIKIGLEIDYIEGQEEETKHLLSRIGSNLADSILSVHFLQLEDEWFCLDYSDSEFERIISRFGTTEAVYDAYYRTLKKAIMSDLGPFKPKRIGHLSLVSKFQKKYPSSYDSTRQMLDLLPLIKQKGYQLDVNTAGLFKPLCEDIYPPAAILEEAASMGIPLVYGSDSHHPSDLGRGLDALDPGIRDSFIKP from the coding sequence ATGGATATTTATGATGGTCATGTACATACACATTACTGCCCCCATGGGACAAGTGAAAAAATCAACGCCTATATCGAACGTGCAATCCAATTAGGATACCGCGGGATTACCTTTACGGAGCATGCTCCGCTGCCTGAACACTTCTCCGATCCTGCTCCAACTAAGGACAGCTCAATGGACATCAGCAAGTTCGGTTCTTATCTAACAGATTTGAAGGGCTATCAGAAGACTTATGGGGAGAAGATTGAAATAAAGATTGGATTAGAAATTGATTATATTGAAGGGCAGGAGGAAGAAACCAAACATTTATTAAGCAGGATTGGATCGAATCTGGCCGATTCCATTCTGTCTGTCCATTTCTTGCAGCTAGAGGATGAATGGTTCTGCCTTGATTACAGCGATTCAGAGTTCGAGCGCATAATCAGCCGGTTCGGCACAACCGAAGCTGTCTATGATGCCTATTACCGCACATTGAAGAAAGCAATCATGAGCGACCTCGGACCGTTCAAGCCAAAACGGATTGGCCATCTTTCCCTTGTTTCTAAATTCCAAAAAAAATATCCTAGCAGTTATGATTCTACTAGGCAGATGCTTGATCTTCTGCCCTTGATTAAACAGAAGGGCTACCAGCTCGACGTTAACACAGCCGGCCTGTTCAAGCCTTTATGCGAAGATATTTATCCGCCTGCAGCCATCCTCGAGGAAGCAGCTAGTATGGGCATCCCGCTCGTATACGGCTCTGACTCGCATCACCCGTCTGATTTAGGGCGCGGTCTGGATGCTCTTGACCCGGGTATTCGTGATTCCTTCATCAAGCCTTAG
- the ezrA gene encoding septation ring formation regulator EzrA, with product MKYVIGGLALIFVAFIVGILVRKKHYKEIDRLADKKIDIMNRPIAEELARVKSLNMTGQTERLFERWRQDWDTIQTERLAEVESLLFDAEEYTDKYQFKKSVAVQHEIDRILDETEITLAAILHELNDLIGSEEQNKKLVEELLMSYRDAKKHLLAHRHTFGDAAERLEQQFDELAVEFQMFNTQTESGDYLEAREQVLSIEAKLIAIQEKMEKIPDLLANCQIHIPSLLHELKTGYTEMCSQGYPLSHIYFDTELEKMEQQLAEAKFLLKETKADEATEEVEKLNETIQSFYDLLEKEVMARQYVLSVKNMYQQKLDQSIDRLEQLDDETEVVKQIYQMPEKELEVRTNIEKTLINIKAKWELLKDRLAEEKTAYTVLKEDIVELEAKLDALEKAQKEYEEKLNALRKDELESRETIRKLQKNMTESLRMVQESNLPGMPTSYELMVVQAKESLADVKAKLDEKPLNMNAVMHYLDIASVAVSRVREATEHLTEQVHLAEKVIQYGNRYRRQYPSVAAALSDAENKFRNYQYEDALEQAATAIEQVEPGSLKKIQDLLEQDHSAN from the coding sequence ATGAAGTATGTGATAGGGGGACTAGCGCTAATCTTTGTTGCCTTTATCGTCGGGATATTGGTAAGAAAGAAGCACTATAAGGAAATTGACAGACTTGCAGATAAGAAAATAGACATCATGAACAGGCCGATTGCTGAGGAATTGGCTCGTGTGAAGAGTCTGAACATGACCGGTCAGACAGAGCGGCTGTTTGAACGCTGGCGGCAGGATTGGGATACAATCCAGACAGAGCGGCTGGCAGAGGTGGAGAGTTTGCTCTTTGACGCGGAAGAATACACGGATAAATACCAGTTTAAGAAATCAGTGGCTGTCCAGCATGAGATTGATCGAATTTTGGACGAGACCGAGATTACGCTGGCCGCGATTCTCCATGAGTTGAATGATTTAATAGGCAGTGAAGAACAGAATAAGAAGCTCGTTGAGGAGCTTTTAATGTCCTATCGGGATGCGAAGAAGCATTTGCTCGCACACCGCCATACATTTGGGGATGCCGCTGAGCGTCTCGAACAGCAATTTGATGAATTAGCCGTTGAATTCCAGATGTTTAATACACAGACAGAATCAGGCGATTATTTAGAGGCAAGGGAGCAGGTGCTCTCCATAGAAGCCAAACTGATTGCCATTCAAGAGAAGATGGAGAAGATTCCAGATCTCCTGGCGAATTGCCAAATACATATTCCAAGCCTGCTGCATGAGCTGAAGACGGGATATACAGAAATGTGTTCACAGGGCTATCCGCTCAGCCATATTTATTTTGATACTGAGCTCGAGAAGATGGAGCAGCAGCTGGCGGAGGCCAAATTCCTCTTAAAGGAAACAAAAGCAGATGAAGCGACAGAGGAAGTTGAGAAGCTGAATGAAACGATCCAGTCCTTCTACGATCTTCTTGAGAAGGAGGTAATGGCCCGTCAGTATGTTCTATCTGTCAAGAATATGTACCAGCAGAAGCTCGACCAATCCATTGATCGTCTTGAGCAATTAGATGATGAAACCGAAGTGGTCAAACAGATTTACCAAATGCCGGAAAAGGAGCTCGAGGTCCGCACGAATATTGAAAAGACGTTAATCAATATTAAAGCGAAATGGGAGCTCTTGAAGGACAGGCTTGCTGAGGAAAAAACGGCCTACACGGTGTTAAAGGAAGATATAGTTGAGCTTGAGGCGAAGCTTGATGCATTAGAAAAGGCTCAGAAAGAATATGAAGAGAAGCTGAATGCCCTTCGCAAGGATGAACTTGAATCAAGGGAGACGATTCGCAAGCTTCAAAAGAATATGACAGAATCACTGCGGATGGTTCAAGAAAGCAACTTGCCAGGCATGCCGACCTCCTATGAACTGATGGTTGTCCAAGCGAAGGAGAGTCTTGCCGACGTGAAAGCGAAGCTGGATGAAAAGCCGCTGAATATGAATGCCGTCATGCATTATCTTGATATTGCGAGCGTCGCTGTCAGCCGTGTTCGCGAAGCGACTGAGCATTTGACGGAGCAGGTGCATCTTGCTGAGAAGGTAATCCAATACGGAAATCGGTATAGAAGACAATACCCATCCGTTGCAGCAGCCTTAAGTGATGCAGAGAACAAATTCCGTAATTATCAATATGAGGATGCGCTTGAGCAGGCAGCCACTGCGATTGAGCAAGTGGAACCGGGCTCATTGAAGAAAATCCAAGATTTACTGGAACAAGATCATAGTGCTAATTAG